The DNA sequence taaagtgcgttttattttttttggagttGTTTGACAAACAAATCCAAAACTAATACTCATTCcatgaaaaaaaacaaaaaaattatctcaCTGCCAGcatgacaaaaaattatatataaccgCAAGAGCATGGTCTCTAGTGTATGGTCTCTACTGTTTGTAGACGGACAAATGCGAGTTGTATGCTCAAGAACACATGTTCGATCAATTTTGGTTCAATTACCATCAGTTGTCTCCAAGGGTGAACATGCATGTGGATGTTTtaaaataactaataaatatgACTAAATTAACACTAATTAAATTAACTAGAAAATAAAAGAGATTTGAATAAAAAACCTTCAACCACGAAAACAATTGTAGTATCTCACTTCGCCTCCCACTCTCCCCCTGTCACCCTAATAATATCGCAAATCTAATactatacaataataataatatccgatcttatatctaataataaaagtatttttaatattttattcagtaTACAAATAGAGCTCCAAACGAAATAGGATTCTTCATCAAAATTCATAGCTTTCTTTTATCCTCGATTTACGGGCCTTTTCAATTGGATTGTTCTTATTACATCACCtctcaattaaatataactTCATACCTTCGTGTGGGCGGTAAGATCGTCGAAATACGACATCTGAAACTTAAGATATGGCAGAAATAGAGTTGAACCGTGTATAGCCTAATAACTCCAATTTCTCATTTAATTTAGCTCCCAAATAGCTACTTTTTTGAGTTGGACCACAAAGTTTTGAGGCAGCTTCAAAAGTAAAATCTTGGAGAAAGTCAGTGGTTGAAGAATTGAAAATTATTGAGAAAAATCACAACTGAGACTTTGTAGAACGTCCTTAAAAAGACAATGTAGTTGGATTTAAATGAGTTTGTCACATAAGTATTCTTCTAAGGGAGTAGAACGAAGGTGGTTTTTCAATGTGTAAAAATGAATCAAACATcctctaatttttaaaaaaggaTGAAACCTACATTAATTCGTAAGACCTGATGCTTTGAAGCACAGTAAGATCGCGGAAATGCCTAGACAAGGTTAGTTTTCAAAACTCATTGTTTTTTCAGTTGTTGGAAATTTATAGTTTTGTGGAGGTATTCAAGCTCTGCAATTGCCTTCTTGTCCGTAAAAGTCTcattgaacaagaaaatcataCTCCCCTTGTTCTTCTTCCCCTTGGTATCTCAGCATGTGTTGCCTTTATCTGTTATCGACGTAGGAACTCAAAACAGTTCCATGATCATGTCCTGGAATTGCAAGATAACCAGTATCTCAAGGTTTCATACCAAGATCTTATGAATTAAAAAGATGATATCTCTATGAAATTTGAAGCACGGTAGGCATTTCCACGATCATTCCCGGTATCTACGTACATTAATTCATATCAGCAATTAAATATATGTGCTGAATGTGATTGTGTTTAAATAGATGAAAACATTTTAAAGTCTTAAAAATAGACAACCATCAGACCTACACAGATGGCAAGGATAAAAACAGAGCTTTGCTTGTCTAATTCTGTCTATAATATTTACAcatcactacaacaaaacaggGTATTTACGACGGATAACTTACGACGGAACACCTTCGCGCCTCAACTTACGACGGACAATCTACAATCCGTCGTAACTTATTATGACGGAACACAAAACCGTCTTAAGTtcgttattttattatttttcactgaattgaaaaaatttaaatgttccGATTCCGAGTACGGTGTCGTTTTTATATTCCAAACTTACGATGACATATACGTTTCGTCGTAAGTTccttatttaaattgatttcctaaataaaaaataataaaaaatggtcCGGATCTGAAAGAATGCAGGCTTAATTTCTTCgtaacttacgacggaatgCAGGCTTAATTTCCGTCGTAAAAAGGCTGATTTGTTGTAGTGCACTCGGTTTCGATTTTCACGATGGTTGTCTTTTTGAGGAATCTACCTTAACTAGTATTGGCTGCTAGATGCTGGAGACTCACAGGAGATAAACAGTTAACTCTTACCCCGTAACTCCCCATCTCTACACACAAATTCTATGCCAAACCCAAAACCGCATGCTTTGAAGCACACTAGGCATGTGGCACATCTCCATGAACTACTGATGCAACACTTATAGGGAACAATACGCTGCCTCTTCTTGCAAGAACCATGACTCTACTCGCGTGTTTGGCGCACaagaatgcaccaaaaacattagTATCGAACACACTcttgaaatcttttttttttgctaaatggatatatatatatatatatatatatatatatatatatatatatatatatatatatatatatatatatatatatatatatatatatatatatatatatatatatatatatatatatatatatatatatatatatatatagggatatgattaaataaaaacttttctaagttacaaacttataaacttttttttgaattttttttattcgtgCAACgcgttaatccttagttatagaaagtattcatgtttaaaattattgaaaaataatcgtaatttttaaaaataacacataaataaatcgtgcattcaacacatttgtaactggggttcaacatcgggtgtagaacactaattatcattttgttgaatatatatatagagatgtttaaactatacctctggggtttgggtagggtctagaaacataaatattagttatataatacgtctAATTTAGTTCTTACATTAAAAACTTAGTTTAGGTCCTTCTCCAACATAATTTTAACCATGttcaataaaatatgttaaaaaagatgttgaactcaaattatatatgtgttgaacgcataaagtttgtaagtttgtaccagaacccacccctatatatatatatatatataaaagagaataTACAATAGATCAAGAGGCTAGCCACAAAAATTTTCTATAAACAATCTCAGGGTATGAGATTATAGATAGAAAGAAGCAAGCTCACTGGCATGGGAAAAAAAGACCCCAATCATAGCCTATCGACTACCAACAAAGCAGCAACTAACTAAAAGATTTACATCAAATTAACCATGTACATATAATAGGCCTACTAGAAATGAGTCTAGATAACCAAGTAGAAGCTGCAGCCCTGCCACGCATATCAACCATGATTCCTGTTAGCAATTTCCTTGGACCAAAACTGCCTCCCCCATGAAGCCTTGCATTACTACCCTCCATAGATGATAAGAAAAAACTTGTAGATATAAAAGCAAAATCTGCCTCTGAGGTGCATCAGCTATAGCCAAAAAATAAAGAACCCAGCCCTTCCAATCCATAGAATAATCCATAGTAATCCCGTGAGTCTCGCTCAAATAAACCCGGTGAATCAGTCTAGCATACGGGCAGTTAATAAAAAGGTGATGAGCTGTTTCAAGCCCTCCAACACAAAAAATGCAGCTGTTATCAGAAATGACATGACGATCACACAAAACAGATCTAGTAACCACCTTATCAAGACACAACAGCCAAGACAGGAAACAAAATCTAGTGATTTTTAACTTACACCAGACCCAAGCAGACCAGGTGCAACTCTCACCCCTGATGCGAATTGAATCCCATATAACTCGAGTGGTGACATGGTTTGGTTTAACACCCTCCCAACTTATCTGATCAGCTTGGTCTAAATCAAATAAAGGGTAATACTATTAGACGTAGAATGAATTTGAAAGCGAAAGGATGAAAAGTCTCTAGCAGCCAATACTATTAGACGAGACAAATAGACAAATAGACCAGATGGAGCTTTCCAATTATAGAATattgatgataagaagaataTTTGTCAGTCCTACTCCATAGAATTTAGATAACAATGATTATCACTATTAAAGTTTATCTTACTCTGTTTATATCGGAAACATGTTCCTTATACGACTTCAGTTACCTTCACCAGAAAAGTGAATGGAGGTTCCGGTCTTTGAGACCTGAAGCCGGGAATCTGTAAATTAGTATGTTGACATCCTGACTTGTATGATGAATCTGGAAATGTTTCAGAAGATAGTTTAATTTTTTCCAGAAATAAGAAATgtgattaatataataaactcTGCCCTTGAGGCCATAGATAGATGGATGAAAAATGGTTGTTGAAGGATGCTGACATGAACATCCATCTCAGCTGTCAGCAATTAAGAACAAGAAGTTGATAGTCTCTTGGCTACTTAAGATAAATAAAGCAGAGTCCCGGTCAATACATTAGTCTTTAATTATTGTAGCATTCGACGATGGACAAACAGAGATTAGAATATTGGTAGCATTCAAGACTTTTATCCGCTAACTTGATTACATAATAGTAGTTAAACTAACATTGACGAGATTGAGATGTGCATGCAAGAACGTATGTTGTATCAATGGAAAGCTATTAAACGTAATTCttttagtatatatatgtagatacAGCAACTATACCTGATCAATGGAAAGCACTTACTTCATTCTGTTCTGCTCCATTTTGATGCTTTTCGCCTATACAAATTTGGCAAATGCAATTGATACTATAACTGTTAATCAAACAATTAGAGATGATGATAACAGCATCATCATGTCGGCTAAAGAAACTTTTCAAATGGGATTCTTTAGCCCTGGTAATTCAAAGAGTCGGTTTTTGGGCATATGGTAcaaaaatatagccaatctgACTGTTGTCTGGGTTGCTAATAGAGACACGCCACTTACTGATACATCAGGCATGCTCATGATTGACGCTAATGGAGTTTTAGTACTCATTAATGGtgacaataaaataatttggtCATCCAACTCATCAAATACTGTGATGAGTCCTGTGGCACAATTGTTAGATACAGGAAATCTTGTGATCAGGTATGCGAATGACAGTTATCCTGAAGATTTCCTCTGGCAGAGTTTTGATCACCTTGGCGATACTATTCTACCAGGCAATTACACATATGGAGTCTATCTCATATTCTGGAAAAGCCCGGATGATCCATCTCCAGGCAATTACACATATGGAGTCTATCTAAAAGGATATCCACAGCGAGTTGTATGGAAAGGTTCAGCTATGAGATTCAGGTTTGGACCATGAAATGGTGTTCAGTTTGGTGGCAAGTCGAATTTGATGCAGAATATGGTTTTCACATATGATGTTGTGTCTGACGAAAAGGATTTGTATTACATGTTTAAACTTCTCAATAGTTCTGCTGCGATGAGAATGATCTTAAATTCAGACGGAGATCTAAAAATTCTTACCCGGACTAACAATATGCAAGGTTGGGATAACACTGTGACTCTACCAACAGATAAATGCGACGACTTTGCTTTATGTGGGGCATATGGTATTTGTAACATTACTGAGAAAACTTACGGACGTGACATTGTGGGTTTTGGATGGGTTTGAgccaaaattttcagaaaaatggaGGTTAGCTGATCATTCTGATGGTTGTGTTCGCAAATCTAAGTTGTTGTGTGGGAATGAAGATAGTTTTCAGAGTTACTCCAATCTCAAATTTCCAGACACTCAAAATTCATGGTTTGATCGAAGTCTGACCCTAGAGGAATGTGCAGCTAAGTGCTTGAAGAACTGTTCATGCACAGCATATGGAAATATTGATGTAAAAGAAGGTGGAAGTGGATGCTTATTGTGGTTCGGTGACCTGCTTGATATTAGAGAATATCTGGGAAATGTTCAAGATCTTTATGTAAGAAGGGCTGCTGGAGAATTAGGTGAGTAAAATTAGTCCACTTAATGTTTATAATATCAGTTTAGATTATGATTTTGTTCTAAAATTTCATATGCACAGGAAGAAGTACAATTAGAAGAGCAAAGAAGCCGCTGTGGATTATTATCATTGCTGTATTAGTTGTAGTAACAGTATTCCTAAGCCTGTTTATATCAACTGTGTATAAAAAACGAACTCTGAGAAAAAAAGGTAAGCCAATAATTTACTGATATTAACTCTTTAGCTTCTCAGCACACCAGTGACTTTCATCATGTAGGAAAATATTGTAATTTGTTATTTCTGTTTTTGTCATTACACAAGTATTAGAGTGTCCTTTTGTTCCCCATTTCTCAGGAAAATTTGGATTTAACGTACAAGGTGAATCAACACATAATAGTGAGAAGAAAGGTCTGGAATTACCATTGTTTGACTTGGTAACAATTGCTGAAGCAACCAACGATTTCTCGGAAAACAATAAGCTTGGAGAAGGCGGCTTTGGACCTGTTTACATGGTAATTATATTGATTTACTTATGTTCTGATGAAACATATATTAAGAGTATTTTAGTAACGCAAAATGATCATTATGTTGTTGGAAAAGATACCAAGATAGTTATTTTAATTCACTAGCTAGTTTGAATTATACTCTGTCTAGAACAGAGTATTGTCATACAATCATTATATGATGTTAGATTCCATGCACactattgaatttttttagtagAAGATATAAGTACTTTATTGTTAAGTGGGTGTCTAACCCAAGTCCCACGTCATAAACATAAAGAAGATTCGTCTTAATTATAACCCGTCAAAACAACTCCATTAATATGAGACTTTTTGGGAGGAGTCCAAAAACAAACTCGTCCACGGGCGAgacggacaatatcatactaacaTGGAGTTCATGGGTATTGCATGGCCCAACACTTAACTCAGTTAAAAAAGTACTTTTATCTATGTAACTATGTAATAAATCTGCTAATGTGAATATGTCAATAAAAGAATAAGtgtaaaatgtttttttttttttttttttttgccgcgAAGTGTAAAatgtttaataattaaatatatgaattaaatcCATAATCATTAGTAAATACCTTAAGTCCATATGAAAGTAACGTAACTTGTTTCAGGGAATTTTGGCGGAAGGAACAGAAATAGCAGTAAAAAGGCTCTCGAAGACTTCTAAACAAGGACTAGACGAGTTCAAGAATGAGGTTTTATGTATTTCTGAACTTCAACACCAAAATCTTGTGAGGCTTCTGGGATGCAGCATTGACGAAGGAGAGATGCTACTGATTTACGAATACATGCCCAACAAAAGCCTTGATTTCCATATATTCAGTACGACAATCCTCAGAACATTTTCAGTCATCTCTCGTACTTAAACTTTTTTATCTATAATAGTGTCATAAATTAGACTCTATTATTGTTTGAAAGTATATCAGAAAAATTTATTTACTTACAAATAAATGCAGTTGACTAACTTAGGTTACTAATTTGACAGACAAGGAACGAAGCAGATCTCTGGATTGGCCAAAGCGCTACAACATTATATATGGGATAGCTAAGGGCCTTCTCTATCTTCACCAAGACTCTAGGATACGGATCATCCATAGAGATCTCAAAGCTGGGAATATACTACTCGACCATGAGATGAATCCGAAAATCTCAGACTTTGGCACCACTAAGAGTTTCTGGGGAAGTGAAAGTGAAGCAAATACAACAAGAGTTGTCGGAACATTGTAAGACACTTTATAACAATTCAACATTTCATTTTCATTGATTGAAGCTGATATGTCTCTCAATTTTGTGGATTCTCTGCAGCGGCTACATGTCTCCAGAGTATGCACTAGATGGAATTTTCTCTTTTAAGTCTGATGTTTATAGCTTTGGGGTATTAGTGCTAGAAATTATAAGTGGAAAGAGAATGAAAGGTTTTTACCAACCGGATCCCAACCTTAATCTTCTTGGCCAGGTAAGCTAAgtatttaacaatttaaaaagtaaattatCGCATAATTACAAACAAGCCAATAACTGCGTTCATAGTCTAACTACTAACTGAACCGAGAAAAGGTCTCAAAAGTCACTATTTTAAGCCAAGTGGACCTTAATGCCATTTTCTGGAAAAATTGCACAGCCCAGCTGTCACTTGAAGACATAACTTAAAGTTgcgttttgatttttatgaagAAAGCACAACTTGAAATTGCATTTTCAGCTCAGTTGCGTTTCTATAAACACAACACGAAGTTGCGTTGAAGTGACAGTTGGGGtcattttttctgaaaatgacAATAGAGGTTTTTTGCTTCTAAATAGTGACATTGGAGGCCAACACCCAACTCAACATCTAGCAAATAGTACTATAAATATTGAGTATTACTTTTGAACAAAGTGACTACAACTTATAAACTTTAGCATACTCCGTATTTGCTCTAATGATTCGATTTTAAGCTGGCTTATGGTTCTATTAATGAATCGATAAATGTCTACAATAAGCATTTAACAAGTGGATTGAACACTGAGACTTTTAGAATACTGCTAATATTTCATGATACAACATCTTTTAATGTATCATattgaattattcatttaagCTTGGAGACTCTACAAAGAGGAAAAGTTTCTGGACATAATTGATGATGTGATCCTAGCGTGGTGCAATCACTTCGATGTGTATCGCACTATTCAAATTGCACTATTGTGTGTACAACCGTTCCCAGAAGACAGACCAAGCATGGCTGTGGTGTCTCTCATGTTAAGTAGTAAATGTGAGGTACCTGAGCCTAACCAGCCTGGTTTTTCCACAGAGAGTAAACTTCTTGATTCAGATTCTTCATCCTCTTTGATATCTGAACATTTTTGTTCAGAATTTAGTATCTGAGCTCCCTCTAGCTGGATTTCCTGGATTTCAAAATTTAGTAGTTATTTTGTTCAGATAAAAAATTTCAGTTTAAAACTAATAAGAATTTCTTCTGTGGCCAACTGATCCGTTAAAAGTTAGGGATGTATAATGGTAACCCCCGCTATCCCGGCTAGCAAAATTTTTGCATTATATATGCcgcatataatttttatttttgtatagtATAATTATAGTGAATTTAGCAAAAGtaccactttttttaagttttttttagagTAAATGACACTTTGCACCCACTATGTTATACCGTTTTTTCGTTTTGGtcttaaagtttttttttttttgcagaacaCAACCCATAGTTTTAATTTTGCTTCGATTTGCGCCCTTTGACCGCCTCCCGTTATATTTGCTGTAATTTCCTAACTCTAACGGCTCTAATCGATGTTTATCCTCATTATAAACATAATAACCCTAAGACTTATACATAGTCAGACACACACCCCCCCCCATATATCTACATCTTTCTTGGTGAAAAATCCATGGCTAGAAAGTGCTTCTGTAGGAAATGAGCGGCTCAACAAACGGCGTGGACCACCGCAAATGTTGGGCAAAGATTCTGGACATGTCCAGATCGATGTTGTAACTATTTTCGGTGGATAGATCCCCTTTGTGTGCACGTGCTCAAGCAATCATTCCTGGTCTTATAAGAAGGATTAACATTCTTGAGGGTGAAAAAAGAGATGGAGAAGAAATGGAGAGGCTTGCTGTTGGCGATGTAGAAAAAAATTTGGTTGTAGCAAGGCACTGTTGCTGCTAcgattttactatttttaaaaatatttgcaaaaataataattttttagaaaatatttgcaaaaatgatCTACAACTAGATGTAACGAGATGCAACTTCAGTTAATGGGCGGCGCATGAATTACAAGTATGGTTGCATGTGGTTACAaacattatttttgcaaatatttttaaaaatttgatattttttgcaaaatttgaaaagatatagtatttttgcaaaaaatattttggactTGGGTATTTATAAGAAAACCTCTATATTATATTTCGACACTAAAATGGTTTATTCAGAAAAACAATTAAAGTAATTTATCTACGTATCTAAATTAAAGcggaatatatattaaattaaaatccaaataaGTGCAAAATGCCAttggatatgagaataaatattataaaatatataccagAAAATTCTAGTGAGTCCTTTGAATTCTAGAATTTACCTACATATCTAGATCTTTCTATTGAATCCTATATAAAGCCTTTTACCAGATCATTTGTGATCAAGTACTTTTAAGCAatgctttttatataaaatccagtactttttctaaatatttgagttgtgtgagtttgagTGCGATCCTGTCAAACAATATACATAGTACAATTTTGTTTGTAATTATTCAATTGGAAACACCAATTTAGGATTGTTATTCACTCAACATAATTGCTTTAATAGTGATCTGCGATGAGGGCTTGATTCTTTGATGGAGATAATTAATTCCTCTCATCTCATCAGAATAAGTAAATCTCATTTTAGGTTGAGTAATTAAAACTGTACAAGAGCTTGTGAGTATCAAATCGCTTATATCATATAGTccaacttgaattaatttaaatcgGCGTTTCCTCACTTCATTTGATGTTTGCCTAATAATTGGAGAATTCGGCCGAAACTGGGACAAACGAGGGAGAAACTGTCATGCCCTCCTAACATCTATTTTTGCTCCGTTTTCAGGTCGGTCTCAAATCGAGCTTTTAAGGGCTATTTCGAATTCGGCTACACGCTATATCCCTAATGGGCCTCTCTTCCGTCAATCTCACCCTAATGAGCTTAGTAAGATGGGCCTCCAACATGAGAACTCCTTTTTTAAGGTAACTAGTAATTAATTCTCCATTATCACATTATTTAACTTATTATTGTTCATCATATATACTTGCCataatatttgatgtttatCGAACACATTCATTTCTAGTATAATCATATCTTATTTTCATCGCTCATTCTCAATGGTCTCCATCTCAATTAATGTCATGCTCATACCTCTCCTAGACTAcatgtaatataattaaattcacCACAACTCCCTCAATATCTCTCACACAAATTAAGTTACCACAATAATAGTATACCAACAAGTTAAATGCTTTcattatttagatttttgacacatttctttgttttgtaaaattctCCTCTAATAAACTTACAAAGTTCTTGGTATTGAGATATAATTAAGTCGTcccaactatattttaaaatgtttcaCACATGGACACagttatataagatatattattatcctAATAGATGGATAACTcgttcattatattttattgaattcaGCCAAAAGaaattaatgtataaaaagtttaaacgtTTCAATATAAatcgtattaaaaaaaattatgagtttAAAATGATTGTACAAAGTACGTGGATTTttcttcatttaaattttgaattgttttggatattaataaatttttgaataataaaaagtGAGAAGGTGGATTAAATACTTTGTATAAGAATATGGGATTAACCAAGTTCTCATGCATTAGAATGACGCAGTAGTGTTAGTGTGCCTTGACATGAGTGTTGTTATTATGTTACCTTTGGATTTttgctataaattttaattaaattacttttatttataattgtagaaaacaatgaagaaaatgctccaccgATTTGATTTTCGGCCTATTCTCCATTGACATACATTTTTGAGGTAACGTCTCttcatatttatgaaatccattGATTTTAGAGAAGATAAGAAATATTTTCTACATAGTACCAACATTTTCCATGGATCTGGATGTGTTTGCCTTGGAGATTCGGTTGTTAAGGCGGGGCATTGGATCGATCAATTTTAATGGGATACTGCATTAGTTTATGCATGACCATGGGATGGTCGCTTTTGACCCCTATTTCAGTTACAATTTGAATCATAATTCcaatactccctcagtccctcTTGATTCGAAATtgtaaatttattcaaaatttaaaaagagaTTAAAATAAGAAACCTTCAaccaagaaaaaaattgtagtgTCTCACTTTGCCTCCCCCTCTCACCCTATAATAATATCCCAAATCTAATACTAtacaatctatactatactataaaaaggcaacatgggtataatttgtagtcgtacagaattttggtttggtactctcctctaaaactaaaagtctacagatatctattaaacaatttcatatactaaaaacactccttatgtatattaatatctttttaaatataatttataattagttgaataaaaatgaaaactactgttaataacatatattaatattaaaaaaatacttataaataaatgtataactaattataaatatacaattttgaatatcttttgtctaaaatacatataaataattgaagacgctattttttaattataacgtattctactaGAAATTTAACTCCAACGTGTTCAaattcattacaaacacgaaccattacgtaacatatgacGATATATGAGATacgaaaaatttgatttaaaattaattgaataataaactgtcacatattagtatcagaaaaatatttatcaaatacataataaattgtaaaagctaaatttccgttagaagatatataattagttggttaatataatttaattaaaatccaattcattaatactaaaatactaataagatggtGTTaagatctaaattataattaataaatatgaattatatacccgcccgtgctttgcacgggttaaaggctagtaataataatatctgatcctatatctaataataaaagtatttttaatattttattcagtaTACAAATAGAGCTCCAAACGAAATAGGATTCTTCATCAAAATTCATAGCTTTCTTTTATCCTCGATTTACCGGCCTTTTCAATTGGATTGTTCTTATTACATCACCtctcaattaaatataactTCATAACCTTCGTGTGGGCGGTAAGAGCAAGCCCAATGCAATTCCCTATTTTCAacccctaaaatattatatattaatggtTACTTAAAATATTGGGGATCAAAAAGCTATTTTGCTCCAACGGTGTTCCCTATTTGATTCcctatattttaaatctatatatataactcaaggagagagaaagattgcactaataaataacagaaaaataagAAGAGATATTAGCTGGTGAAGACATGGAGCGGGTTGCTTTTTCATCCCTCAAATAAGGGATTGaactttctctcacctaaaattaATAGGGGATAAGGAGTTGAATTGGAGGAGCTCTTTTTGTTCTCAATCCTCAAATCTTGTCCATGTAGATCAAATATAGGTAAGGAATgggtgcattggagttgctctaagatcATCGAAATACGACATGTGAAACTTAAGAGATGGGAAATAGAGTTGAACCGTGCATAGCCTAATAATTCCTATTTCTCATTTAATTTAGCTCCCAAATAGCTACCTTTTTGAGTTGGACCACAAAGTTTTGAGGAAGCTTCAAAAGTAAAATCTTGGAGAAAGTCAGTGATTGAAGAATTGAAAATGATTGAGAAAAATCACAACTGAGACTTTGTAGAACGTCCTTAAAAAGACAATGAAGTTGGATTTAAATGAGTTTGTCACATAAGTATTCTTCTAAGGGAGTAGAACGAAGGTGGTTTTTCAATGtgtaaaaattaatcaaacatcctctaatttttaaaaaggatGATTGTTTTATAGTAACGGGACTATTCTAAAGATAAAAGAGAcaacaataaaaatcataataatggtTCAATGTGTATTTTCTGTACTCGCACTTaacatcaaataaaaattgGGTACTCAGGactttatattttgatatagaATTGGTTGAAAAGTGCATCTTAAGTTAAGAAAGAAGTTCAACCAAATTAACACAATACATCAAAttgtcatgaat is a window from the Daucus carota subsp. sativus chromosome 8, DH1 v3.0, whole genome shotgun sequence genome containing:
- the LOC135148501 gene encoding G-type lectin S-receptor-like serine/threonine-protein kinase At4g27290, whose protein sequence is MESTYFILFCSILMLFAYTNLANAIDTITVNQTIRDDDNSIIMSAKETFQMGFFSPGNSKSRFLGIWYKNIANLTVVWVANRDTPLTDTSGMLMIDANGVLVLINGDNKIIWSSNSSNTVMSPVAQLLDTGNLVIRYANDSYPEDFLWQSFDHLGDTILPGNYTYGVYLIFWKSPDDPSPGNYTYGVYLKGYPQRVVWKGSAMRFRFGP
- the LOC135148502 gene encoding G-type lectin S-receptor-like serine/threonine-protein kinase At4g27290: MVFVTLLRKLTDVTLWVLDGFEPKFSEKWRLADHSDGCVRKSKLLCGNEDSFQSYSNLKFPDTQNSWFDRSLTLEECAAKCLKNCSCTAYGNIDVKEGGSGCLLWFGDLLDIREYLGNVQDLYVRRAAGELGRSTIRRAKKPLWIIIIAVLVVVTVFLSLFISTVYKKRTLRKKGKFGFNVQGESTHNSEKKGLELPLFDLVTIAEATNDFSENNKLGEGGFGPVYMGILAEGTEIAVKRLSKTSKQGLDEFKNEVLCISELQHQNLVRLLGCSIDEGEMLLIYEYMPNKSLDFHIFNKERSRSLDWPKRYNIIYGIAKGLLYLHQDSRIRIIHRDLKAGNILLDHEMNPKISDFGTTKSFWGSESEANTTRVVGTFGYMSPEYALDGIFSFKSDVYSFGVLVLEIISGKRMKGFYQPDPNLNLLGQVTWRLYKEEKFLDIIDDVILAWCNHFDVYRTIQIALLCVQPFPEDRPSMAVVSLMLSSKCEVPEPNQPGFSTESKLLDSDSSSSLISEHFCSEFSI